A region from the Mustela erminea isolate mMusErm1 chromosome 2, mMusErm1.Pri, whole genome shotgun sequence genome encodes:
- the PRR27 gene encoding proline-rich protein 27, whose amino-acid sequence MKLLLWACIFYVAFAKKRFHFPDEKIFSSDEKDYSGNHYPLNPSLNIPYPTSANNFAPPFHPSGNEIPNYRGNPDPDSGGPPLPWILSSPGALPYHRSSFPVTTWLSSSSPTPPPQKSPFFALPSSSLGGPFFPDSAPMPKPAEPYIATPLVAVPTTPPNPKLIAIEPGPLEPDDAEPVASEHQPATSLD is encoded by the exons ATGAAGCTTCTACTGTGGGCCTGCATCTTTTATGTTGCTTTTGCAAAG aaGCGTTTCCACTTCCCTGATGAG aaaattttctcatctgatgaaaag GATTACAGCGGCAATCATTACCCTCTTAACCCATCTCTGAATATTCCTTATCCCACATCAGCCAATAATTTTGCTCCTCCTTTTCATCCTTCAGGGAATGAAATCCCCAATTACCGTGGGAATCCTGACCCTGATTCAGGGGGACCCCCATTACCCTGGATCCTCAGTTCTCCCGGAGCTCTCCCCTACCACAGGTCTAGTTTTCCTGTAACTACTTGgctgtcctcctcctctcctactcctcctcctcAGAAATCTCCCTTCTTTGCCCTTCCCTCAAGTTCGCTTGGAGGACCTTTTTTCCCAGACAGTGCTCCCATGCCTAAGCCCGCTGAACCTTACATAGCCACACCTCTTGTAGCTGTACCTACTACACCTCCCAACCCAAAGCTTATTGCCATTGAGCCTGGGCCCTTAGAGCCTGATGACGCCGAGCCTGTGGCTTCAGAACACCAGCCTGCTACTTCCCTGGATTAG